A region from the Vicia villosa cultivar HV-30 ecotype Madison, WI linkage group LG3, Vvil1.0, whole genome shotgun sequence genome encodes:
- the LOC131656333 gene encoding agamous-like MADS-box protein AGL80 encodes MGRKKLKLAFIEKDTARKLAYKNRKNSLVKKVDELTTLCGIDACAIIFGPYDPQPEIWPSPSGVQNVLSKFKTASEFDQRKKMVTQESFLKQRVEKAEKQLRQQLRDNKEKETTMLMFQCLNAGGMVPNDSSVAGLNDLAWMIDKNLKEIGRKIESGDRNTSIPQNQSENQSQEQLQMDPPPPLLPPPSPPPSVSDNDEVAMMSRLGWI; translated from the coding sequence ATGGGTAGAAAAAAGCTGAAACTTGCTTTCATTGAGAAGGATACCGCAAGAAAATTAGCATACAAGAATAGGAAGAATAGTTTAGTGAAGAAGGTTGATGAACTTACAACCCTGTGCGGGATCGACGCATGTGCCATAATTTTTGGCCCCTACGATCCTCAACCTGAGATCTGGCCATCACCGTCCGGAGTACAAAATGTGCTTTCGAAGTTCAAGACAGCATCtgaatttgatcaaagaaaaaagATGGTGACTCAGGAGAGTTTTTTGAAACAAAGGGTTGAGAAGGCTGAAAAGCAACTTAGACAGCAATTGAGAGACAACAAAGAAAAAGAGACAACCATGCTCATGTTTCAATGTCTCAATGCTGGGGGTATGGTGCCGAACGACAGTTCGGTGGCTGGTTTGAATGAtcttgcatggatgattgataaGAATCTGAAggagattggcagaaagatagaatCAGGTGATAGAAACACTAGTATTCCtcaaaatcaaagtgaaaatcaAAGCCAGGAACAACTCCAAATGGATCCGCCACCGCCACTACTACCACCCCCGTCACCACCACCATCAGTGTCTGATAATGACGAAGTTGCAATGATGAGTAGGTTGGGATGGAtatga